In the Helianthus annuus cultivar XRQ/B chromosome 11, HanXRQr2.0-SUNRISE, whole genome shotgun sequence genome, one interval contains:
- the LOC110892116 gene encoding root allergen protein-like produces MEVSMEVEAASSLSSEKLFKLYNNYDTIAPKVDPQSFKSITIIQGDGGVGSIISTVYGDGSTSKHRVDAIDTSNHLISYTYFEGDVFKGIIEKITHHIKFTPSPNGGAIYKRTVIFKCIGDAKLSDEAMNISKETIKNIFKRMESYAIAHPEDF; encoded by the exons ATGGAGGTTTCTATGGAGGTAGAGGCCGCTTCTTCACTCTCTTCCGAAAAACTTTTCAAGCTCTATAATAACTACGACACCATCGCACCCAAGGTCGATCCTCAATCTTTCAAATCCATTACTATTATACAAGGTGATGGTGGTGTTGGAAGTATCATCAGCACTGTGTATGGTGACG GCTCAACTTCAAAACACAGGGTGGATGCCATTGATACAAGCAACCATCTTATCAGCTACACGTACTTTGAAGGGGATGTCTTTAAGGGTATTATAGAGAAAATCACTCATCATATTAAGTTCACACCTTCTCCTAATGGAGGAGCTATATACAAACGTACAGTCATATTTAAGTGCATCGGTGATGCTAAGCTAAGCGATGAGGCTATGAACATTTCCAAAGAAACAATAAAGAATATTTTCAAGAGAATGGAGTCTTATGCTATTGCTCATCCTGAAGATTTCTAA